From the genome of Setaria viridis chromosome 1, Setaria_viridis_v4.0, whole genome shotgun sequence:
caagcatttggctttgggatgtactcataatgcatgcctggattcaccgctttaattgcattaaaaagaactggcagctgctcgtacccagactcccaatccccataaatcatcctccacgctcgctgcttagccctccaagctttaccataagttatcacatatcctccataaatctcctcaacagttcttataattgttctcactttcatgttaggttgttccttcaatattcccatcaatcgcttcgcaatgagggtagatgttagctgcggatgtctcaccgtaagctcatggtcagcacaattgtgtggaccgacaacttttgtgatcttccacttcccggtgatattttgctttcttgcacaaaccctccatggacaccgttccttgtcacacacaactgtgtaacggcgctccgcatatgaatgcaacactttatacggtctcttccgtatcaccgcaaaggcttgcaaccatctcttcaatgcaggaaggtccttaaatacccgaccctcctcaataaccatactaggaccagcttcaggagcttctaggaggtcatcatcacgtccttctgcaaacACCTGATCGGAAAGAGTCAGGTCGCTAAACTCGTGAACTATCGAATCACGACGTCCGGGGAATATACGCCTaaacatctcaatatcactctctgtcatctctccaacaggacgatcatcatcagaatcaagatccactcccatctcgtatgcatcttcatcattcaaaacttcaacactattagagccacgcaatccatctccacattgcacttgcgcatcaactagaggcacatccacattttctggaatatctcctgcgccatcaagtacaaatatgagtaaagaataaGTGGATGGAACGAATGGATTATCTCGTATCAATAGAAACCGGtgagacacttactcggatcattctgagtgaaaaggaactcattaggagagtccgccacatcatcatcaatccgacaaccatgtccaactacttcattaggggcagattcagcatcgggaatagtaggtgcaacatccacgttcataacaggttctgggacgggaggatcgaaatgtgcccgttgacccattggtcgggaaaaccgacgaggatttcgatcaactcccaccggacgaacaaccacttcaacacttggggaatgaccattcataaccgtccTCACATATTTCTCCCACTGACCTGCACACAGAATTGGGActatcttcctttgaatgttgagaggggaacctaggtgaagtatgccctcgactatgatttcattattttcatgacaatgtaactcctcccgagcccttgcaaccaactcactaaacgatggtttctcatcgaatatgacaacctcgcactgcatgccaacaaacttaacacatccatattcatccctttccacagtgcctccgtaatatatgctcactacgttctccatctagtatatcaatataacgacgcacaattcatttagtccataataaattaaacattctaagctactaaatacaactaactaaatatgtcacatatactaactaactatgtcacctaatatgtaccTACATACTTAcctatacaactacttaactaaatatcgtaataactagtttactatgcTATTAGTtatcatatctaacaattctaatTTAACCTAAAAATTCTACCTATTTTATCGTAATAATTAGTAATAACTAGTAATATCTACCTAAAAATATCGTAATAATTTGTAATAACTAGTAATATCTACCTATTTTATCTAAAAATTCTACCAATCTATCTAAATTTAacctaactattctaatttATCAATATTTCAATTTTATCTAAACCTATCCATCTACATTACATTACAACAGTTACCTTCGATCGGTCGGGAGCGGGCACAGGACGGGAAGCGGCCGGCCTCAGGCCACGGCGGGCGGAGCCCGGCCGGAAGGCACCGGCGAGCGGGGAGGCGCGGCTCGGGCCGGGCGCCTccgggcgggccggccggggcggcccgCGGCGAGCCTCCTGGCGCCGGGCGCTGGCCGGGCCGGGGCGCCGCGCGGGGGCCCGCCGGGaagccggccgggcggcggcggggcggcgcgtgggGGCGGGCcttccggccggccgggcggcggcggggcggcggcggggcggcgcgtgggGGCGGGCcttccggccggccgggcggcgacggggcggcggcggggcggcgcgtgggGGCGGGCcttccggccggccgggcggcggcggggcggcggccgggcgagccgggcggggccgggggcgggcggcgacggcgcgtacggcggcggcggactggaCTGGAGATAGGATAGGATGGTTTCGAGATGCAAAAACAAACTGCCAGAAGGAAGGTTACCGTTATGGCAGGGAGCTTGGCGCTAGGGAGGCTGGCGCCGAGCCTCGGCGCCATAGATcgtggcgccaagcctccgcgCCACGTCAGCGGGCCGGTGCCACGTTGGTCGCGCGGTGTGGGGGCCTTGGCGCCAGgacggctggcgccaagacgttatatcttggcgccagccagcctggcgccaagccaagggtccattttcggaattaGTTTCGCCAGGGGtctatttgtgagattttttccgaaaaagggtaaaaaaataaaaaagtcggcAAGGAAAGGGCCCGGGTTTATCACGAgcgtcacaggctcacagcacgGGTAGCGTACCACCTGCACCGAACCCTACCGTACGCGCCGACAGGATCAGGCAGAGCCTGCGGGGAGTTAAAcgagcgggggcggccggccgaGGATTTGGAAGCTAGCTTGCGGTTTGTTTGGCTCGGTTGGCCCTTGCAGCGCGCTGGGACAGGTCCGCCTCACCCTTCacgtgctgccgctgccgctttTGCGTTCGGTTTTGCGCCGAGATGGACACGGAATAAGATGGCCCGGGACATGGGGTTTGGTCCCCGTCCCGTGGATGGGATGCCGCCGCTACCCGGTGAAAAATCGGGGTAGCCACTTTTCACCCACCTGATTCTGACACCGAGGTAGAGCATTGCTTTCGGCAGCGAGATCTCGACCatgtcccaactcccaactttgacactatgcaaaaagaagattccccatcacattaaacttgcggtacatgcatatagtactaaatgtagacgaaattaaaaactaattgcacagttttgttgtactttgcgagacgaatcttttgagcctaattagtcaatatttggacaataatttacaaatacaaacgaaacgctacagtgtgctacagtgctggaacaggaattttgcatctcccaaattggccaactaaacaaggccctcttttcttttccgtAGCTGACTCTGCTGGATGCATTTGGAGGATAGTACAGGTCACACATGCAGGCTTCGAAAACAGAAACAGGATCGATTGGTAGTGTACGTATCATAAGTTGGATGGCTACAATATACAATGCATTGTTTGATTGTTTCCAATGAAATGTGTAGCTATTACTTCCGAAAAAAATATGTGTAGCTACAAATCAGAAAATATCAGCGTAACATCTAACCTATAGGTGCCACAAGGCAGGATGTGTGCCCGTCAGTGTCAACTGTAATTCTGTCAACTAGAGAAAAGCGGCTGATTTGGGCCACGAATGGGACATCTAGGCTCTTACCAAAGGTTCTCGACATGATGCCACCGCGCCGAGCTATACAGAACAAGTCAAGAACAGATCTCCATCGCTCGACCGCAAGGGATCAGAAATGAATTATTGTTTACTGATAAGGACAAACCACCAACCACGCAGGTGCAAGGAATGGGAGTAATCACTCCGCTTGGATTTGTCAGTACGCAGCACGTATACACATGCACAGTGAGTCCGGGAACATCACAATGTCGACGACGATACGTGTTACATTGTTATACATGCATCGGGAAGAGAACATTCCACGCACATGGTGGTGATGCACTGATGTTGCAGCATGGAAATACAACATGCAAGTCCGTTACACGTCTCCAGGGGCACTCTATGATTGTACATTTCTATTTTCAGGTAAAACAAGGCAAAAACATAATCTAGTACTCATGCAGTCATGCTCATCCATTGACAGCAGCCCAGGTGTATGTATCTTCAGATGAGTCCCCCTCTGCATCTCTCTGTGAAAGACTGTACAGGTTCCTGGATGTGAGTGGAACGCATGTGTCCATTCCCCAAATGCCCAGCTCAAATTCTGTTGCCAATTAGTTTGGGGAAGATGCAGCAGGCAGGGAGTTTCAGCTTCAGAGGATCAACGGACAGCTGTTGTGACTGTGATGCAATGCTGATTAAGTAGCAAGCTGGCAAACCTACTCACACCCATTCATGATTCATCTCGCTATCTCCTCGAGCCTCTTGAGTACATGCTTCGTGTTGGGTCtcagcgacggcgacgggctgCAGCAGGCCGTGGCCAGCTCGAAGTAGGCGTTCAGGTTCCTCTCCTTCCCGGACCTCCTGCAGTGCCTGGCGAGATCGGAGCTGAAGGCCTCGGAGATCTTCCTCTCGAGGACCAGGTTCTTGAAGGAGGCCGGCAGGAGGATGTCCCGCGGGTTCGGCCGCCCGTCGTCGGCGTGCTCCTTCTGGGCGAGCATCTCGAGCAGGACGACCCCCAGGCTGTAGATGTCGCTCTCCCTCGTGGCGTCCCGCATCTTGATCAGCTCGGGCGCCTTGTACCCCTGCGCCGCGGAGGATTCCAGCATctcctgggcggcggcggggttcaGCAGGAGGTAGATGCCGTAGTCCGATATCCTGCACTCGTAGTTGGCGTCGAGAAGGATGTTGCTCGTCTTGAGGTTGCCGTGAACCATCGGCTTCTCCAAGCCTGTGTGGAGGTGATCCAGTCCCTTGGCGATGCCGAGAGAAAGGTTGCAAACTATGTTCCATCTCTGTGACTCGGCAATTCCCTCTGTAGGTGATAGCAACAAAGAAATGAGCTACCATCTCTACTAGTAATACCAAAAAGTGTTAACTGTTAAACGACGCGTTCAGAACAAATAGAACTGATTATTTCCTATTCCCTAAATATTATGATTTGCTAAGTGTGAACTGAAACTAACAGGAATCAGGAATATGGCACCAGGACCCATTGGAAGTTTCGAGCTGACATCCAAGCAGAAAATGGCTTCACGAAAAGGTTGATTTGGTGTCGAATATAATGATGACAACAACAGATAGCAAGAACACATGGGGTACCTGCACAATCGCCCCCACCCCACCTCAAAAAAAAGGGAGTTAAAGTGCTAGTGGCCCTAGTGATCTGCTTTCATATCAGTATTTAGTACAATAATGCCATGACACTTTTCCCTTCATGGAGAAAAAATATCAACAGATGTGCTATTTCCATGTGTATACTATAGCGTCACCAGATCATGAAATTTAAAAAATCAGATTATTTTCAACTCATTTCAGCTGATGGTTTTAATTTACTTCAGTTCAGTCGAACCAAACTTTTAAAAAGGACACGGTTGTTTTACTCTCGAAACAAATGATGATTCCTGTTTGGATGCAAAACAATTACATTTTGATCATACTAAATGtatactgaaaaaaaaaaactatgtgcATAATGTGCGCCATGAAGAGAACAAGAAACGCCCTAGCATTGAAGGCTTCAGCTACGTGCTGGAAGGCTATAATGCAATTCTATCATAACCCAGCATGTGGTGTGTATGCATTGTGCAATACAGGTATGAGATCTTGCTTTGCCTGTTGTCTGAGATCTTGCTAAAAGTATAGGCTCTACATCAACTCTGTCGATAATAATTGACCTGATGACCCCCACATCAAACCAACAATAGAGCGACAAAAATCATCTTTGAAATTCGATTAAGCATAAATGCTAAAACTTGGTAAAATTTATGTCAAATGTAAACGAGGGTAACAAAAGAAGGCTGCAACCAACCTTGCAAGAAGCGATGGAGCGAGCCGGCGGCGTAGAAGGGGTGCACGAGCAGCTTCTCGCCCCTGGGCCCGACGTACACCGCGCGGAGCGGCACGAGGTTCGGGTGCGTGACTGCGCCGATCCGCCCCGCGGCGGCATAGGCCTCGTCGGCCCCGACGGCGCACGCGGGGCGCACGAACCGGAGCAGCACGGCGGCCTCGCCGGAGCGCATCGCGGCGCGGTACAGCGTGCTGTGCGCGGACTTGGCCACCACCTCCCCGGGCGCCTCGAGGATGGCCGCCACCGACAGCGCCTCCCCGCCGGGGAACTTGACGAGCGCCtgggcgccgtggccgccgtacccgccgccgccctgcgggCCCACGCCGAGGCGCTCGGCGAAGGGGCCGAGGTACGGCAGCGCGCCGAGGCGGTCGGCGATGGGCGCGAAGTAGGGCAGCACGGTGCTGCCGCTGGGCGCGCGCTGGCGGAGCCAGGCGGGCGCGCGGACCCACGACGGGACGTAGCGGTCGAGGCGCAGGCCGCGGAGGCGCGGGCGGAGGAAGCGGTAGAGCAGGTAGGCGAAAAGGATGCCGACGATGGGGAGCAGGATGGTGTTGCTCCGGCCCGTGCGCACCGGCTCCTGCGACGGCGTGTCCGCCTCGGCCGCCCCCGCCATCTCCATCGTGGGCGCGCCCGGGCCCTCGGGGTAAATagacgcgcgcgcgcgagggGAACGAAGCTAACCCGCCGGTGGTGGACAGGCGGTGGCCGCGCTCTCAGGCCAGGTCCTTCGTGgcgaagctagctagctagggagGGAAGTTTCCGGCAAGCTCTTCGTTGCTTTGCCGTGCTCCGCACAGTTGCTTGCCACTGGCCGTTCTCCTCGCGCAGAGGGAAGAGGAAAGGAAGGAGGAGCTAGGCAGGGCAGCTAGCAGGCCTGGTGAGCTACTGGCGGAGGAGGGTGGCTGTGCTGTtgtgctggctggctggctggcttggGAGAGATTCTTGTCGTCTCGGGTCGAGGCTTTTTATCACTGTGGGTCGTGGGAGTGTGCGAGCGAGAGTGCTGGAGGGGGTGTCTTCCGGGCTCCGGCTTCTTTATTTACACTCCAGTTGCCTGTTTCCTTCTCGCTTTTCCTTCGAGGGCTTGGCCTTTTCCTTTCGGAGATTAGCGTGGTACAGTAGGTGTTTAGTGTGGGCACATCTCGCTGATCTCGCTTTTGCCGCCTTTTCCCGTTGAAACTTTGGCAGCCGAGGAAGGTCTCCGGGGCAGAGCACGGCGGGCGGTTGGTGGCATCGGCGGTTGGGGTTGGGGGCACGGGACCGGTCACCGGCGGACGGAAGGTACCCTATTTCCATCGCGGGCCGGCGCGAGTACGTTGGCTCCGCGGGATGCTGGTGCCGGGAACAGGACGCGTGCGGATGGACGGCGGGCACGGTCCGGGCGTCGGTTGGCTGCCGGCCGGGCATCTCGGCGAACGGAGGCGGCAGGCAGAGGGCTCCGCCCGTAGCCTGGCCTCGGCGGGCAGTGCCGCGTCCGGATTGTGGGATTGCGGATCCGATGGTGGACAGCAACTGTACTCTCTCGGCAGTTGAAGTCTCTGATGGAGTGATGGTGCATTAAATATTGACGGGGTGGTTCATAACGGCTCCTGCTGTACGAGGAGCAGTACTACAAGGCACGGAGATCTTCGTTCAATTATTTTTCTCAAGGACAAGTTCGGTCTCAACCTATTTTCGTGACAAGAGTCTCGATCTATTTCGACGATTGCCATGGTTGGCGACGAGTGATGGCGCACACGTAACGTACCCTCGTTGAACAGGCAGCTCCATTTCTGCTTTCGCAACCACCGCTTCCATGACTTCATCACTAGGAAGTAGGAACAAACATGTGTGACGCTGCTCGGTGAAGACGTACCGGACGAAATTAAATCAAAGTGGAGTTCCAGCTGTTTTTCGTTAAGCGTTCGGTGTTTTGGTGGCACACCAGTGGGCACAAACACAGATGTGCCTTTCGCGCTGCTGCTGTTGGGAGGTCGTCTTCTTCTCAAGCAGGACGGCTGCAAGCCTACAAGCGATGCATGGCCACCGTTTCTTTGGTGCGCCCAACAGACGAGCTCCCGTGATATCTTacttccaggcttccagccatGGCACTTGGTACGGAAATCTAGCATAAGCAAACTATGCATGGCCAAACACGTCTCTAGTATTAGACAATACATGTCGGCATGTATTGTCTTCAGAGTTAAAGGCATTATTATTCACCCCAATTTATGTCCTACACGCATGCATGCCTCAAAAAAAATTACTATAACGATTTGGATTCTACAAATGTTCCTGCGAGATTTGAAGATTTCCCTCTGGGACATTTGTAGCAGTTCTAAGTCCTAACCACTACTACTTCAGAAGCTTTATTTCCAGCTGATACGAAAAAGGGAGTGCTCAAATGGCGCTGAAAAGAACGCTGTTTATTTCCATTCATATACACCCGTGTGTCTCCGGCTCCTGTAGTTGCATCGAAGCACCGCCCAAAAAACAAGTAAAATGATACATGAAACATGATGTTCCAGACGAATATGAACGGATGGACAAAATACAACTACCGCACCCGCCATTCATAATGCCATGCATGTATGTGATGTATGCATGGGTGCTCGGCACTTGGCAGAGCATGTATGTATGGATCCAACAACCAACTGAACCAAGCAATGCATGCCTTGGCCGGCTAATGTCTCTGCAGCCTGATCTGCTCCCTGAACTTGGCGATGAACTCGTCGGCCTTCctgtccacctcctcctccccgtccggCTCCGCCTTCGCCGCCAGCTCGAGAAGCTCTTCGTCCACCGACGTgtcgccgtcaccgtcgcctTCGCTGTGGTCATAGGCGCAGGCGGCAGCTGCGAGGTCGCCGCGGACCGACCTCTCTGACGACATGGtcatctcgtccgacccttcggcgtcctcctcccagTCGGtgccctcgccgtcgtcgctccACGGCTGGTCGTGGGGCACCCTCGACATGGTGGACGGCGTCGCGGCGTCGAACCCGTGGGACTTGTTGGCGCCGTGGACAAAGAAGGGCCGTGACGACTCTGGCTGTGAGCATGGGGAAAGGCCCAGGTCGGCGTCGAGAACAGAGGGCGGCGAAGGGACGGCGCGCGCGCCAGCCCAGAaccccgacgacgacgcgcaGCTGTCCGTCTCTTCACCGAAGGCGTcaccggcgtcgccgccggttTCGGACTCTTGCGCCGCCGCAGACTTCAGCCTCCGCACCGGCAGGGAAAGCGGCCTCTCCCGCGCGCCGTGCTggccgtcctcgtcgtcgtcgctcggcgccgccgcgtgaTCTGCGACCACGACGAGGGGGCCGTCGGGGTGGTACCGCGCGTTCCACGCCAGCGAGCGCTCCTTGGCGGCAttgccgtcggcgtcggcgttcCTCTGGGCGAAGACGCCGTAGGAGATGACGAGGCCGAGGAGGAACAGTTGGGGCACCTCCCACACCGCCTGGGCCAGCGACGGCAGCAGCCCGAGgagcccgacggcggcggcgagcagcacgGCCACGGGGACGAGGCCAAGAGGGATCGCCCGCGAGACATGGCTGGTTTGTTGCGTGGGAGCTGGGGCAGCTACGCCGGCCATCGCGCACGGGGAGGGAGAGGTTTGTGCGTGCGTGCACGCGTCCGGTTCGTGGGTTGTGGTTTTGGGATCGCCGTGATAGCTTTTGCTGTAACCTACTCCGTAGCTACTAACCTATCCTGATGACCGTTGCCTTTGCCCCCGGATTCCTTGCTTTGTCGCGAGGAGGAGAATGAGGCGCGCGGCGCCCGAGACGAGGCTTGGCTGCAAAGCAACGGCGGAGAGCAGGGAGGGAAGACGATGATGGTGGTGTGGTTTGAAAGGCTGCCTGCTGGATTGCCGGCCGGGCGCGTGGTCACTTTGGCATAATCACATTCACACGCCACGGTGACAGTCCGGATCAAAACAAGATGATGAACTGCATGCAGATCTAGTTAACAAAGTCCGCAATGAACTGCAAGCGCGGCGGTGTCCGTGGCCAAAGGCAATGATGCGTTCTCGAGACCAGCgagcaaaaaaagaagaagaaaaaagaaagatgcATGAGCACAAAGCCCTGAAGCACGAACACGATGGCATGAGCCAGGGGCCAGGGCCCCGTCCAGCCGATTCGTCTGGCACAAAagaaacacttgaccacgaagGCACCGACACCCGCAGCCTGACCGTCACGCCGGTCGCTTTGTCTTGCTCCGGCCGACATCCACACAGCGTTGGCAATGATTCCCCCGGTTCTTCTGGGCGCCGTCTGAACTCTCTCGGGGCCATAATGTCTCGACTTAGGGGCAATGATTCCTagaaaggggtgtttgggatttgcttataaataagcaaccataagcaacctaaaagttgcttatttgcttataataagcaaccccGTAAGCAACCctataagcaagagtgattagtttcataagcaacttagttgcttatgcataagcaagtgaaatcaaacaggcccttaaactttagtcctgttacaggatgttcggatgctaattaggaggactaaatatgagctaattacaaaactatagcagaacccctaagctaaatcgcgagacgaatctattaagtctaattaatccatcattagtgaatggttaatgtagcaccaccTTATccaatcatgaactaattaggcttaatagattcatctcatgatTTAGCCTAAggtctgtacaattagttttttagttaacatatatttaatacttctaattagtgtcaaacctccgatgtgacaggaactaaaAAGTCTCCCGAACACCCCCGAACAGGAACATCCAGAATGGCTTATGGCACACGCCCGCACCTGTTGTACAGCAAAATAACGATCGCTCTGTGTGGATAAATCAGAGTGATGTTTCTTCTGTTATCTAAAAGGAGCGTGATGTTTctagggccttgtttacttcccaagttgggagttgcaaaattggcattttgttataaatgtgacactgtagcgtttcgtttgtatttgtgaattattgtccaaatattgactaattaggctcaaaagattcgtctcgcaaagtacaacaaaactgtgcaattagtttttgatttcatctacatttagtactccatgcatgtaccgcaagtttgatgtgatggggaatcttctttttgcatagtgtcaaagttgggagtttggagggaagtaaacaagggctagctTAGGTTCAGCAAGTTTAATAAAAATTGATAGTTGTTTGGTTCTGGCCACAAAGTATGGTAAGATTTTCCCTTTTCCAGCTTGGTCCTACATATCAATGACTTAGACAATTCTTTTAGATAAGTCAAAGTGTGACAATGTTGGGAAAAAAATGGGCTGTAGTTTCCACACCACAGTATATCTATGGGTAAAGTATTCTAATTCTCTATAAATACAAATAAAGAGTGTACAACATACAAGAGTTAAATAAAGACACCTCTCTACATAAAAATATGAACTCTTGGCGGATCTTCCTTCATGCAACAAGGAACTTACGAGCGGCATTACTACACTTCTGGGCCAGAAGCAAAGAGGTTGACAAGACCCCGGCAAGCTTGGACTGAGACCTCACACGCCTGAAAAATCTCTCCATCCAAGTTCCAGACACTTTCGTCATGTGATGAGATAAAGGTAAATGCTGGTGTCTGCAGATGATGGAAAGCTCTGTTAAATTCAACCACAAGGGATTAAACGGGAGAAAAGTATATCTACCTTGTGATGCTCCACAAACTTGAAGCTCAATGGGTCTAAACCCTTCTTGGTAAACTGTGTTAGATGCCTGCAGATAATACATCCTTGTTTATGTAGAGGCGAATAAAATCTACATACTGAGTTTCCAACGAATATAAAAAAGGAACAACATCTAGTTTTTCCTAAGAAAGGCACTGGACTTTACTCGGGACACAGCCAATTAGATCATTATTAAGTAATGAATTTGCAAATAGAGAACTATAGAATAATTCCAATTTACGTAGTTTCTGAATATTTAAAGCTAGCTCAGAAATGAATTAAACCATATTTTAGCCTGCATTTGACATTCTCTGGTGCCTTAAGATTCACCCATGCATACAGACAACAGATATGAAAAGGTTTCAAGTTCCAATTCAAATGCAATTAAATAAGTTCTGATGAATTagttttttattgtttttatcttttgcCGAGAAACAGATTTACAAATTCCAATCAAAAGTACTCTGAAGTCTGGAAGAAGTTGCATCATGGGCTCAGCAAGACAGTAACATTTCACTCACCACAAGTAAAGGGGAAGAGGGCAGTCTCTGatcagaagaagatgaagaaaaccATCCGAGAGGTGTGCATCAGCTACCAGGCCATCAGGTGCTCTTTCATTACGGCATGAAATGACAGCTGCACCAACGCTGAGGAAACGTCCTTCGGACCAGACCCACTTTGGGTTCTTGCATATTGTTCTGGAGCTGTCTGCAATCTCATCCTCTGAATTTTGTCCAGATGTTGAAGCCTCCTTGCATACAAAGCAATTTGTTCGGCAGATTATTTTGCGAGGTCTCTTTTGACGAAATCGTAGTGGTTGTGCTCCAGTTACATCATCCTCAGCTGATTCTGTAAGTGAATTAGTGTTTGGAGACTCAAGAA
Proteins encoded in this window:
- the LOC117865256 gene encoding uncharacterized protein, yielding MAGVAAPAPTQQTSHVSRAIPLGLVPVAVLLAAAVGLLGLLPSLAQAVWEVPQLFLLGLVISYGVFAQRNADADGNAAKERSLAWNARYHPDGPLVVVADHAAAPSDDDEDGQHGARERPLSLPVRRLKSAAAQESETGGDAGDAFGEETDSCASSSGFWAGARAVPSPPSVLDADLGLSPCSQPESSRPFFVHGANKSHGFDAATPSTMSRVPHDQPWSDDGEGTDWEEDAEGSDEMTMSSERSVRGDLAAAACAYDHSEGDGDGDTSVDEELLELAAKAEPDGEEEVDRKADEFIAKFREQIRLQRH
- the LOC117865248 gene encoding putative kinase-like protein TMKL1: MEMAGAAEADTPSQEPVRTGRSNTILLPIVGILFAYLLYRFLRPRLRGLRLDRYVPSWVRAPAWLRQRAPSGSTVLPYFAPIADRLGALPYLGPFAERLGVGPQGGGGYGGHGAQALVKFPGGEALSVAAILEAPGEVVAKSAHSTLYRAAMRSGEAAVLLRFVRPACAVGADEAYAAAGRIGAVTHPNLVPLRAVYVGPRGEKLLVHPFYAAGSLHRFLQEGIAESQRWNIVCNLSLGIAKGLDHLHTGLEKPMVHGNLKTSNILLDANYECRISDYGIYLLLNPAAAQEMLESSAAQGYKAPELIKMRDATRESDIYSLGVVLLEMLAQKEHADDGRPNPRDILLPASFKNLVLERKISEAFSSDLARHCRRSGKERNLNAYFELATACCSPSPSLRPNTKHVLKRLEEIAR